The Gallus gallus isolate bGalGal1 chromosome 3, bGalGal1.mat.broiler.GRCg7b, whole genome shotgun sequence genome window below encodes:
- the PAX1 gene encoding paired box protein Pax-1: MEHTYGEVNQLGGVFVNGRPLPNAIRLRIVELAQLGIRPCDISRQLRVSHGCVSKILARYNETGSILPGAIGGSKPRVTTPNVVKHIRDYKQGDPGIFAWEIRDRLLADGVCDKYNVPSVSSISRILRNKIGSLSQPGGPYDGGKQPPPQPALPYNPLYQYPYPGPMAPPAAKMSAHPGPVPAAHVGLPRSWPSAHSVTNILGIRTFVEQTGALGGTEGSAYPPKMEDWPGVNRTAFPSAQADKAAVEGDIKYPQPAPGLSSVGSFLPACAYPPGNQHGVYGAPGGYIPPGHPWQPQGHHGPGVTVHGGDLAGAMAFKQPGREVTDRKPGSPVGKSPDPLSPIHGLSIPASSS, from the exons ATGG AGCACACGTACGGGGAGGTGAACCAGCTGGGTGGTGTCTTCGTGAACGGGCGTCCGCTGCCCAACGCCATCCGCCTGCGGATCGTGGAGCTGGCCCAGCTCGGCATTCGCCCGTGCGACATCAGCCGCCAGCTGCGGGTCTCGCACGGCTGCGTCAGCAAGATCCTGGCCCGCTACAACGAGACCGGCTCCATCCTGCCCGGAGCCATCGGAGGCAGCAAGCCGCGGGTCACCACCCCCAACGTGGTCAAGCACATCCGCGACTACAAGCAGGGAGACCCCGGCATCTTCGCCTGGGAGATCCGCGACCGGCTGCTGGCCGACGGCGTCTGCGACAAGTACAACGTGCCGTCGGTCAGCTCCATCAGCAGGATCCTGCGGAACAAAATCGGCAGCCTCTCGCAGCCCGGCGGCCCTTACGACGGCGGCAAGCAgccccccccgcagcccgcccTGCCCTACAACCCCCTTTACCAGTACCCGTACCCCGGCCCCATGGCCCCGCCGGCAGCCAAGATGAGCGCTCATCCCGGGCCCGTCCCCGCGGCCCACGTCGGGCTGCCCCGCTCCTGGCCCTCGGCTCACTCTGTCACCAACATCCTGGGCATCCGCACCTTCGTGGAGCAGACGG GGGCTTTGGGTGGCACCGAGGGCTCTGCTTACCCCCCCAAAATGGAAGACTGGCCCGGCGTGAACAGGACTGCCTTCCCTTCCGCCCAGGCCGACAAAGCCGCCGTGGAAGGGGACATCAAATACCCGCAG CCCGCCCCGGGACTCTCCTCCGTGGGCAGCTTCCTCCCGGCCTGCGCCTATCCCCCCGGCAACCAGCACGGCGTCTACGGCGCGCCCGGCGGCTACATCCCCCCGGGGCACCCCTGGCAGCCGCAGGGCCACCACGGCCCCGGTGTGACGGTGCACGGAGGCGACCTGGCCGGCGCCATGGCCTTCAAGCAGCCCGGCAGGGAAG tcaCGGACAGAAAACCCGGCAGCCCCGTGGGGAAGTCCCCGGATCCTCTCAGCCCCATCCACGGACTCTCGAtcccagcctcctcctcctAG